A genomic region of Aspergillus oryzae RIB40 DNA, chromosome 1 contains the following coding sequences:
- a CDS encoding uncharacterized protein (predicted protein) — MADVGLEDINASILQKALHIPATVKTLTQCNWTRHLVRQLLDALRVFREQRFFKEKWLVRFKRLGQLLRHGLVQTAMEVQRSIQTQRLDSLQTLDARIQRSWGIQPVHVLRGVHLDRFESLCQACFAGCFDVVGSVTADPCVDGELIADLSPDELVNWDAEFAALEIPQGDVDTGDGGHEDGATAVEAETPGHLPDVFDITDLLALLRRSAEGIEGGNILGLVSLETLAQRIERSFDGFCVPFEGAFTPAVVSIFIYYFDEKPSGKDSEILDGLDLGHGDCGEVGEDNVGKLIVEQHYRTERKAQTSDFVFYFEEEKEKKKERKSEQKRGGRV; from the coding sequence ATGGCTGATGTCGGGCTGGAGGACATCAACGCTAGCATCCTCCAAAAAGCGCTTCACATCCCAGCGACTGTAAAGACGCTCACCCAGTGCAATTGGACACGACACCTGGTCCGACAACTGCTTGATGCCCTCCGGGTGTTCAGAGAGCAGAGGTTCTTCAAGGAAAAGTGGCTTGTGCGGTTCAAGCGCCTTGGCCAATTGCTTCGCCATGGGCTTGTGCAAACGGCCATGGAAGTCCAGCGCAGCATCCAGACCCAACGCCTTGACAGCCTTCAGACGCTCGACGCTAGAATCCAACGCTCGTGGGGAATCCAGCCAGTTCACGTCCTCCGTGGCGTTCATCTTGATCGCTTTGAATCCCTGTGCCAGGCGTGCTTTGCCGGCTGCTTCGACGTCGTCGGGTCGGTCACCGCCGATCCATGCGTAGACGGAGAGCTTATTGCGGACCTTTCCCCCGATGAGCTGGTGAATTGGGACGCCGAGTTTGCGGCCCTTGAGATCCCACAAGGCGATGTCGATACCGGAGATGGCGGACATGAAGACGGGGCCACCGCGGTAGAAGCCGAGACGCCAGGTCATTTGCCAGATGTGTTCGATATCACTGATCTGTTAGCCCTTCTGCGTCGTAGTGCTGAGGGGATTGAGGGGGGGAATATACTCGGCCTCGTATCCCTGGAAACGCTTGCACAGCGCATTGAGCGTTCCTTCGACGGCTTCTGTGTGCCCTTCGAGGGTGCTTTCACCCCAGCCGTggtttccatcttcatctacTACTTTGACGAAAAGCCATCTGGGAAGGACTCGGAAATACTCGATggtcttgatcttggccaTGGTGATTGCggggaagttggagaagataACGTGGGGAAATTAATCGTTGAACAGCACTACAGGACTGAACGAAAGGCTCAAACTTCGGATTTTGTATTTTactttgaggaagagaaagagaagaaaaaagaaagaaaatctgAACagaaaaggggaggaagggtATAA
- a CDS encoding uncharacterized protein (predicted protein), giving the protein MPPANSPSQNTPHSPSASSLQQLSVISTPLPSLPASVSDDAHDDNVSFLRSRVRSPPDSSSSLSRQRRRRQQTLPELDPMDVDDPAALRMSVEINRRIPIVRREHDSSNSNNNSNSMPNYEGRISNPRSLYGWAPASDDDDEEDHDMTYGPLQDGNTISSWFGRLSDRNAPRRPMRRDPVAQDPHTFLEAPPESNTQRLSDHSPLSTTEALLQSVRRQPRFSRTRTLHNYLLDRERASQDLEESRERSGTAATSRAYRFLPSNRGEPHRLLTHNELRARINAHRQLHLDNPPSPRLKETIKYLDRLRYSSSFEESLTSAAAGGFVRLDFLPWDEDDFILDTASIAPPPTCSWLQPGMVFSGSQRAASSANSFSAPRVSSPPSSHDPLIVNGSEQSGSRIPVQTTSGRRYMANNIYNLGTGRDENWPVKVTIHNINPEEMTLSGTMEAYNIPDKTSPSHDAHIVTFLEGEIIDFNTHTLETKNFKADAEIDCTYWRELQPFKNLSDDAMTRSLNVVSLHPPTHDRDSRSLGFITSPCIAKAAILRDYTMIREVHPTNNYH; this is encoded by the exons ATGCCGCCGGCCAACTCGCCTTCG CAGAATACCCCTCACTCTCCTTCCGCTTCCTCGCTTCAACAACTCAGCGTCATCTCCACTCcccttccatctcttccagcttccGTATCCGACGATGCTCATGACGATAACGTGAGCTTTCTGCGATCTCGAGTGCGCTCTCCACCCgattcctcctcttccctgAGTCGTCAACGCCGTCGTCGACAACAGACCTTGCCAGAGCTCGATCCcatggatgtggatgatcCTGCGGCTTTGCGCATGTCAGTCGAAATCAACCGTCGCATCCCCATCGTGCGCCGTGAACACGATTCCTCCAACAGCAATAACAATAGCAACAGTATGCCTAATTATGAAGGTCGCATCTCCAACCCTCGTTCACTTTATGGATGGGCGCCTGCCTccgatgacgacgatgaggaggatcaCGATATGACCTATGGACCACTTCAGGATGGCAACACTATTTCCTCCTGGTTTGGACGGTTGTCTGATCGCAACGCGCCTAGACGTCCTATGCGCCGCGACCCCGTCGCTCAAGATCCACACACCTTCTTAGAAGCACCTCCGGAAAGCAACACCCAACGTTTGAGCGATCATTCTCCGTTGTCGACAACAGAGGCACTGTTACAATCTGTGCGACGCCAACCGCGGTTTTCCCGGACACGGACATTGCATAACTATCTATTGGATCGTGAAAGAGCAAGTCAGGACTTGGAAGAGAGCAGAGAACGATCGGGCACTGCCGCTACGTCGCGGGCATACAGATTCCTTCCTAGTAACCGTGGTGAACCGCACCGACTCCTTACACACAATGAGCTCCGCGCCCGGATAAATGCCCATCGACAACTGCATCTGGATAACCCTCCTAGTCCACGGTTAAAGGAGACCATCAAATACCTCGACCGTCTACGATATTCAAGTTCCTTCGAAGAAAGTCTGACTTCGGCGGCCGCTGGGGGGTTCGTTCGGTTGGATTTCTTGCCTtgggatgaggatgattttattCTAGATACAGCTTCCATTGCGCCACCGCCAACATGTTCCTGGCTCCAGCCTGGGATGGTTTTCTCGGGTTCTCAAAGGGCTGCCAGCAGTGCCAATTCTTTCTCTGCCCCGCGAGTATCGAGtccaccatcatcacacgACCCCCTGATTGTCAACGGAAGTGAACAGAGCGGCAGTCGGATCCCCGTACAAACAACCAGCGGTCGACGGTACATGGCCAACAATATTTATAACCTCGGTACTGGTAGAGACGAGAACTGGCCCGTCAAAGTCACCATTCATAACATCAATCCGGAGGAGATGACCCTCTCAGGGACCATGGAGGCATACAACATTCCCGACAAAACATCACCATCCCACGATGCTCATATAGTTACATTTCTAGAAGGAGAGATCATCGACTTTAACACCCATACACTCGAAACCAAGAATTTCAAAGCCGATGCCGAGATCGACTGTACATACTGGCGTGAACTACAACCGTTCAAAAACTTGTCGGATGATGCGATGACGCGGAGCCTT AACGTTGTTTCATTACACCCACCGACTCACGACAGGGACTCACGATCTCTGGGTTTTATTACATCTCCCTGCATCGCGAAAGCGGCCATATTGAGGGACTATACTATGATCCGGGAAGTTCACCCTACCAACAACTATCACTAA
- a CDS encoding 40S ribosomal protein eS12 (40S ribosomal protein S12), whose product MSVLDALKGVLRISLIHDGLARGLREAAKALDRRQAHMCVLNEGCEEEAYKKLVIALCSEHKIPLIKVPDGKMLGEWVGLCQLDREGNARKVVNCSCVVVKDWGEESQERSVLLNYFQTEQ is encoded by the exons ATGTCGGTCCTCGACGCCCTCAAGGGTGTCCTCCGCATCTCCCTGATCCACGACGGTCTTGCCCGTGGTCTCCGTGAGGCCGCCAAGGCTCTTGACCGCCGCCAGGCTCACATGTGTGTCCTCAACGAGGGCTGTGAGGAGGAAGCCTACAAGAAGCTTGTCATTGCCCTGTGCTCCGAGCACAAGATCCCTCTCATCAAGGTTCCCGATGGAAAGATGCTTGGTGAATGGGTCGGTCTTT GCCAGCTTGACCGTGAGGGTAACGCTCGCAAGGTTGTCAACTGCTCTTGCGTCGTTGTCAAGGACTGGGGTGAGGAGTCCCAGGAGCGCTCTGTCCTCCTCAACTACTTCCAGACTGAGCAGTAA
- a CDS encoding PXA domain-containing protein (predicted protein) produces MKWIVSYSCPRSHPGDCALLAREQSRLSGLTPSTREIYHSLNPHPSLSPIPDPTDTHTVTQQADNEARYRQLLVSGVLAVLLPTEDLKNACLRTLVCDILADLIIGNQVSGKMCEGWFLWESATKLIDVVGSRQSHEIDAKTAVPHRQNQLQKFDLLSPQEDSQKHHSSSSVQLRIPDWVWKILQFVFLAYVTLRFIVTGILSVASTPVASSSSFTGHVNEASAPCNPPRKRPVLNYGLYGMLSQLLDIPRRMPWLGGLVALFQHLILAGPGRLGDTDSVLDSRHTLRPLSRLSSQLQPEGLKLTGHSLPEIDWGFGHSEGGERVRSPVNQL; encoded by the exons ATGAAGTGGATCGTCAGCT ATTCTTGTCCACGAAGTCATCCAGGTGATTGCGCATT ACTAGCCAGAGAACAGTCTCGGCTATCTGGTCTTACCCCCTCAACTCGCGAGATTTATCATAGTCTTAACCCTCATCCGAGCCTTTCTCCAATCCCAGACCCGACGGATACCCACACCGTCACCCAGCAAGCCGATAATGAAGCCAGATATAGACAACTATTGGTGAGCGGGGTGTTGGCTGTGCTCCTGCCAACAGAGGATTTAAAGAATGCCTGCTTGCGGACGCTAGTTTGTGATATCTTGGCAGATCTAATCATTGGAAATCAAGTTAGTGGGAAGATGTGCGAGGGGTGGTTCTTGTGGGAGAGTGCCACAAAACTGATTGACGTGGTGGGAAGTCGCCAGAGTCATGAGATTGATGCAAAAACTGCAGTACCACATAGACAGAATCAGTTACAAAAGTTCGACCTGCTTTCTCCCCAGGAAGACTCTCAGAAACATCATTCGTCGTCAAGTGTCCAATTACGGATCCCAGATTGGGTGTGGAAAATCCTTCAATTTGTCTTCCTAGCCTACGTGACCTTACGTTTCATTGTGACGGGCATTTTAAGCGTTGCATCCACTCCAGTGgcctcgtcctcgtcctttACCGGGCACGTAAACGAGGCGTCCGCTCCATGCAACCCTCCTCGGAAGCGTCCCGTTCTCAATTATGGACTATACGGCATGCTTTCGCAACTATTAGATATTCCCCGGCGGATGCCATGGTTGGGAGGGCTGGTGGCACTCTTTCAACACTTGATCTTGGCAGGTCCAGGTCGACTAGGTGACACGGATAGTGTTCTTGACAG TCGTCATACTCTTCGCCCCCTTTCTCGTCTGTCCTCTCAACTACAACCGGAAGGTTTGAAGTTGACTGGTCATTCCCTGCCCGAAATTGACTGGGGCTTCGGCCATTCCGAAGGGGGAGAACGTGTCCGCTCCCCTGTCAATCAACTCTGA
- a CDS encoding putative 3-oxo-5-alpha-steroid 4-dehydrogenase (predicted protein) produces MTMDFLPSLVDWALATAHMDAVDVLRAFFLFASCTILSVSLLDSLRSRFVPYGARATVTAESDTTPSEPSSSSPLTHILDYLASLKVPHSYFTQFYVVSLLSSVFWALQLMCHGQAFQAIATRVHSEHLQRTMSINQIMLCWVLMLAQGVRRLHECFTFSKPSSSQMWFVHWLAGIAFYLAVSIALWIEGTGMQFPWPSTIAVPLISIGSKFTETLLSHKLSLDDVTVNNAPSLRTFLCLPIFLFASGLQHDAHHYLFSLKKYTLPSHPLFRSIVCPHYTAECAIYLSLALLAAPRGEMINKTVLSAAVFVTVNLGVTASETKRWYMQKFGESSVRERWNMIPWVY; encoded by the exons ATGACCATGGACTTTCTTCCCAGTCTCGTCGACTGGGCACTGGCGACTGCCCACATGGACGCGGTGGATGTCCTTCgagctttctttctctttgcaTCGTGTACG ATCCTGTCGGTCAGCCTGTTGGATTCCCTTCGTTCGCGCTTCGTCCCTTATGGCGCTCGTGCAACCGTGACGGCCGAGTCGGATACTACCCCGTCTGAGCCTTCGAGCAGCTCCCCCTTAACTCACATTCTCGACTATCTTGCCTCTTTGAAAGTTCCACACAGCTATTTCACACAGTTCTACGTCGTCTCCCTGCTATCCTCGGTTTTCTGGGCCCTTCAGCTTATGTGCCATGGACAAGCGTTCCAAGCCATCGCGACGAGGGTTCACTCGGAACACCTACAGAGGACGATGTCGATCAACCAGATTATGTTGTGCTGGGTACTGATGCTCGCGCAAGGTGTAAGACGGTTACATGAGTGCTTCACCTTTTCcaagccttcttcttcccagatGTGGTTTGTCCACTGGCTAGCAGGCATTGCTTTCTATCTAGCAGTCTCAATCGCCCTGTGGATTGAGGGGACAGGTATGCAGTTCCCGTGGCCAAGCACGATTGCTGTCCCGCTAATTTCGATCGGTTCGAAATTCACAGAAACGCTGTTGTCCCATAAATTGAGCCTCGACGATGTAACCGTGAACAACGCCCCAAGCCTTCGTACATTTCTCTGCTTGCCAATCTTTCTGTTTGCATCTGGCCTACAACATGACGCCCACCactatcttttctctctcaaGAAGTACAcccttccctcccacccCTTGTTCCGCAGCATCGTATGTCCGCACTACACGGCTGAATGTGCGATCTACCTATCATTGGCCCTGCTTGCCGCTCCCCGGGGAGAGATGATCAATAAGACAGTTTTGTCCGCTGCCGTCTTTGTCACGGTCAATTTAGGCGTCACTGCGTCCGAGACCAAACGCTGGTACATGCAGAAATTCGGCGAGAGCTCGGTGCGGGAGAGGTGGAATATGATCCCTTGGGTATACTAA
- a CDS encoding uridine-cytidine N-ribohydrolase (predicted inosine-uridine preferring nucleoside hydrolase), which produces MARLRSGMLTQLFSGHDDAFAILLAAHHPSLNLLGITTVHGNASLENTTNNATRILEAIGRPEIPVYPGHKKPFCRPAIHAPNIHGDSGIDGTELLPKATKSPITDKNPILAMRDALLAQPKGTPWVIATGTLTNVALLFATFPEVAEHIQGLSIMGGGVGGGFTDAPMSRLVGEESRIGNITPLAEFNIYCDPEASQSIFSNPVLASKTTLITLDLTHQVLASHSVQSRVLHGGDDLSVPPTVLRQMLFDLLVFFASTYENVFGLTSGPPLHDPLAVAVILSTLNPEYAKRHPDQVLKFDDRNGERFDVDVVTDGLHGTDVELVGELGRSKVISGTTGVAIPRGVDLDAFWNMILDCLRRADECNAARKLA; this is translated from the exons ATGGCTAGACTGCGATCCGG TATGCTAACACAGCTGTTCTCAGGCCACGAT GATGCATTTGCCATTCTTCTCGCTGCCCACCATCCCTCTCTGAATTTATTGGGCATCACCACAGTCCACGGCAATGCCTCTCTGGAGAACACAACCAACAATGCTACAAGGATATTGGAGGCCATAGGGCGACCAGAAATTCCTGTATATCCAGGTCATAAAAAGCCTTTCTGTAGGCCTGCAATTCATGCGCCGAATATTCACG GTGATTCTGGTATTGATGGAACCGAACTTCTACCGAAGGCTACAAAGTCCCCAATTACAGACAAGAACCCAATTCTGGCAATGCGAGATGCCCTCCTAGCACAGCCAAAAGGGACACCTTGGGTTATAGCAACCGGGACCTTAACCAACGTAGCTTTGCTCTTTGCGACGTTCCCTGAAGTAGCAGAGCACATTCAAGGTCTAAGTATTATGGGTggcggagttggtggaggcTTCACAGATGCGCCTATGAGTCGACTTGTTGGTGAAGAGTCAAGGATTGGGAATATCACCCCTCTGGCAGAATTTAACATCTAC TGCGATCCAGAAGCATCACAGTCAATCTTCAGCAATCCTGTCCTCGCTTCCAAGACAACTTTGATCACTCTTGACTTAACACACCAAGTCCTCGCCTCGCACTCTGTGCAATCCCGCGTCTTGCATGGTGGTGATGACCTTTCGGTGCCTCCAACAGTCCTCCGGCAGATGCTCTTCGAcctccttgttttctttgcgTCAACTTATGAAAATGTTTTTGGACTGACTAGCGGGCCTCCCTTGCACGACCCTCTTGCGGTCGCGGTTATCCTGTCGACCCTCAACCCAGAGTATGCGAAGCGGCATCCCGATCAGGTCTTGAAGTTTGACGATCGGAACGGAGAGCGATTTGATGTCGACGTCGTCACTGATGGTCTCCACGGGACCGATGTCGAGCTAGTCGGCGAGCTCGGTCGGTCAAAGGTTATATCTGGTACTACCGGAGTTGCGATTCCCCGGGGGGTAGATCTGGATGCGTTCTGGAATATGATACTTGACTGCCTTAGACGTGCAGATGAATGCAATGCTGCGCGGAAGCTGgcgtga
- a CDS encoding putative histone deacetylase complex subunit (Hos4) (ankyrin repeat) → MSDVDAVSSLPAALDAGHSALAVKVNHRSPSGPRSPKRSSPFPVYRREDDRAKEVNPVAGAGEGPPSPKADSEAETIIQSGRESLSPEKRRKYIQHEPKRRDDDDHVDAVESDLPPNDLQVRKRKLTDSDSSDGRDRVPRLLSPKKRIGSPPSIVKVEKPEDVQSLSSRPELSTTSVPRTSRKRSFSETIDGEGDAGRPARLRDPAVSRERERKDLSSVTFPRPVSTDRSASPVRSVHKRTASGPQLGDMQRKKKAPTPLVTGYARQSSEDRQSVSSSTSGSPLPSAHLRKLGSVDGASASPARPTGHKKQRDQNGRTRLARACAAQELETAMARHAERPEDLNVADNAGNTPLQIASLEGCAPIVKFLLDSGCEIDTKNIDKDTPLIDAVENGHLDVVKLLLAAGANPRLVNAEGDEPYDLVPSDSEDYEEIRRVLAQAKANPRPSRRSEERAGSENKETSSRRVSAESARESPPVNRQRSPPFATTKRKTVRSEATRNDLLWTTATPENLQAFAAKGDIVGVANILNVGQKADPESMIAAAKGGHDEVISLLLGMGDADPDPDPVQGGSQKPGYNTPMLAAIGRGNLAVIRILLNQPEFNPTRRLYRDRTYFELSRERRAENWEDEYDLLRDAYDNHVRTKKSRKQDLHSPRRARDKDKENKRPGRRDSPSPGGRPRKTNGSPGYRDPASKDTALTKEKRRDNVAHLKEKSNPARPKPAHPTGTDPDSARPDPRPKQLLPPREGESSRGEEAPKRRRLIAGRPPQDRRRPSLPSSDSLSSRDESSKARIDHLEPSKSGPPPLKRGRSSASPERGRALEPERHSRDTVQKKRRVLSEDGTPNITNGGLKKDHTTGDAKPRRKDDEDHHAESRPDPLRQTDNPSHKAPERKPVKEEQERHDINGLNDIPMDDYTERAEAEAEARRQKEARKARQERLAEEARLAAEAEKARLDKEEEERAAHAARLAQEKEKAAEEERKRKEAEQRRIKQAEDERQKRLEQERLRLAKVRREQEELEQRRRDALPSRLRIAANLVGSNDPQAKSHLWLKKFMPVVTAETRQLDPSCAPDVAVEKWVPNYLVAPLLATNDLQLAQYSSWEKRDATPTQRMNLWRVTRRMLVQADDADFMNSSFGQVMQKDSEARPKYFDMEHVFWVKLSDFMDLVPHIPHLHGLDLQFLKMHIDQEPTAPLAFSFPQANGHISGPSHVEDTAGLPNGVQGLTNGYGHRPSTYV, encoded by the exons ATGAGTGATGTTGATGCTGTCTCCTCCCTGCCAGCTGCCCTAGATGCCGGACACAGTGCTCTTGCGGTCAAGGTGAACCACCGATCTCCTTCAGGTCCACGGTCCCCTAAGAggtcttctccattccctGTCTACAGGAGAGAGGACGATCGCGCCAAAGAGGTTAACCCTGTTGCTGGGGCCGGCGAAGGGCCACCCAGCCCCAAGGCTGACTCGGAGGCAGAAACCATAATACAATCGGGCCGCGAGTCCCTGTCGCCGGAAAAGAGACGGAAGTACATACAGCATGAACCGAAACGAcgtgatgatgatgaccatGTTGATGCCGTGGAGAGTGATCTTCCTCCTAACGACCTGCAGGTgcgaaagagaaagttgaCGGATAGCGATTCTTCCGATGGACGCGACCGTGTTCCACGTCTCCTGAGtccgaagaaaagaataggaTCTCCGCCGTCAATTGTGAAAGTAGAGAAGCCTGAGGATGTGCAGTCTCTTTCGAGTAGACCAGAACTTTCGACTACCTCCGTACCCAGAACCTCGAGAAAGCGCAGCTTCAGCGAGACTATCGATGGTGAGGGGGACGCGGGCCGTCCTGCTCGCCTGAGAGATCCCGCAGTATCTCGTGAACGGGAGCGAAAAGATTTAAGCAGTGTAACGTTTCCCCGGCCGGTATCGACTGACCGGTCAGCCTCGCCAGTCCGATCTGTGCACAAGCGAACCGCTTCTGGTCCCCAGCTTGGTGATATGCaacgcaagaagaaggcaccGACGCCACTTGTTACCGGATATGCTCGACAAAGCTCGGAAGACCGACAGTCTgtatcatcatccacaagTGGATCTCCGCTACCTAGTGCGCATCTTCGAAAACTTGGATCGGTTGATGGTGCCtcagcttctcctgccaGGCCAACGGGTCACAAGAAACAGCGGGATCAGAATGGTCGTACACGCCTTGCACGTGCTTGTGCAGCACAAGAATTGGAGACAGCCATGGCAAGGCACGCGGAACGCCCAGAGGACTTAAATGTTGCCGACAATGCTGGTAATACCCCTCTGCAGATTGCGTCTTTGGAAGGATGTGCACCCATTGTGAAGTTTCTCTTGGATTCTGGTTGTGAGATCGATACCAAGAACATTGACAAGGATACACCGTTGATTGATGCGGTTGAAAATGGGCACTTGGATGTTGTAAAGCTTTTGTTGGCAGCCGGCGCCAATCCCCGTCTTGTTAATGCTGAAGGTGATGAGCCATATGATTTGGTTCCATCTGACAGTGAAGATTACGAGGAAATTCGTCGGGTGCTTGCACAGGCTAAAGCCAACCCAAGACCTAGTCGTCGTTCTGAGGAGAGAGCTGGATCTGAAAACAAAGAGACATCGTCCCGACGAGTTTCTGCTGAAAGTGCACGCGAATCGCCACCTGTTAATAGACAACGTAGCCCGCCATTCGCTACGACGAAACGCAAAACTGTCCGAAGCGAGGCCACACGGAATGACCTCTTGTGGACCACAGCTACTCCAGAGAACTTACAAGCTTTCGCTGCCAAAGGAGATATCGTGGGGGTTGCCAACATCCTCAATGTGGGGCAAAAGGCTGATCCTGAGTCTATGATTGCAGCTGCTAAAGGTGGTCACGACGAGGTGATCTCGCTTCTGCTCGGTATGGGTGACGCGGATCCCGATCCCGATCCGGTGCAGGGCGGCTCCCAAAAGCCTGGTTACAACACTCCTATGCTTGCTGCGATTGGAAGAGGCAACCTTGCTGTTATCAGGATTCTGCTCAACCAGCCGGAGTTTAACCCCACCCGTCGCCTTTATAGGGATCGGACTTACTTCGAGCTTTCTAGGGAACGTCGAGCTGAAAACTGGGAGGACGAGTACGACCTCCTCCGAGATGCATATGACAATCATGTCAGAACCAAAAAGTCACGCAAGCAAGACCTTCACTCGCCACGTAGAGCACGTGATAaagacaaggagaacaagCGCCCTGGACGCAGAGATTCGCCTTCACCTGGAGGCCGACCCAGAAAAACCAATGGAAGCCCGGGCTATAGGGATCCTGCCTCCAAGGATACAGCCTtgacaaaagagaaaaggcgTGACAACGTAGCTcatttgaaggagaagtctAATCCAGCCCGTCCGAAACCGGCTCATCCTACTGGTACCGACCCCGATAGCGCTCGTCCGGATCCCAGACCGAAGCAGCTGCTTCCACCAAGAGAGGGTGAGTCTAGTCGTGGCGAGGAAGCCCCTAAGAGACGACGCTTGATCGCTGGACGACCTCCCCAAGATCGAAGGAGGCCTAGCCTACCCTCGTCCGATTCTTTGTCGAGCCGGGACGAAAGCTCAAAAGCGCGTATTGATCACCTTGAACCCTCAAAGTCCGGACCACCACCCCTTAAACGTGGGCGTAGCAGCGCTAGCCCGGAGCGAGGTCGTGCCTTGGAACCCGAGCGGCATTCTCGTGATACTGttcagaagaaaagacgTGTCTTGTCCGAAGACGGGACCCCGAACATCACGAATGGAGGCCTCAAAAAGGATCACACAACAGGGGATGCCAAGCCCCGCCggaaggatgatgaagatcacCATGCAGAGTCCAGACCAGATCCATTACGTCAAACGGACAACCCATCCCATAAGGCACCTGAACGGAAGCCGGTTAAGGAGGAACAGGAGAGACATGATATCAACGGCCTCAACGATATTCCTATGGACGACTATACCGAACGAGCtgaggcagaggcagaggcTCGTCGACAGAAGGAAGCGCGAAAGGCTAGACAAGAACGCCTGGCAGAGGAAGCTCGTCTCGCTGCCGAAGCCGAAAAAGCTCGGttggacaaagaagaggaggaacgTGCTGCTCATGCGGCTCGCCTTGctcaggaaaaggaaaaggctgcggaggaagagCGCAAACGCAAAGAGGCCGAGCAGCGACGCATCAAACAAGCGGAGGATGAGCGCCAGAAGCGACTAGAGCAAGAAAGGCTACGCCTTGCTAAAGTACGCAGGGAGCAGGAAGAGCTAGAACAGCGACGACGAGATGCTTTGCCAAGTCGACTTCGCATTGCAGCTAACCTGGTGGGGTCCAATGACCCACAGGCGAAAAGTCACCTCTGGTTGAAGAAGTTCATGCCTGTCGTCACCGCAGAGACTCGGCAGCTCGACCCTTCCTGTGCCCCAGACGTTGCCGTAGAGAAATGGGTGCCTAATTACCTAGTTGCCCCGTTACTAGCGACAAATGACCTTCAGCTCGCACAGTATTCCAGCTGGGAAAAGCGTGATGCAACGCCGACCCAGCGGATGAATCTCTGGCGCGTTACACGCCGGATGCTTGTTCAGGCAGATGACGCGGATTTCATGAACTCGTCCTTTGGACAAGTCATGCAGAAGGATAGCGAAGCGCGACCAAAATACTTCGATATGGAACATGTGTTTTGGGTTAAG CTTTCCGACTTTATGGACCTTGTCCCCCACATCCCTCATCTCCATGGACTCGACCTCCAGTTTCTGAAGATGCATATAGACCAGGAACCTACGGCGCCGCTAGCGTTCAGCTTTCCACAAGCCAATGGGCATATTTCTGGGCCTTCCCATGTTGAGGATACAGCTGGGCTTCCCAATGGAGTGCAAGGCCTAACCAATGGCTATGGTCACCGACCAAGTACATACGTCTaa
- a CDS encoding uncharacterized protein (predicted protein): MQVDLATPNFVIQEMSLGIHYNTEAGDYDITSYVKDASVFDVKDGYVDALTAPGLGIEVDEETVRRVAQSTEPWQPKEFFGPDGGIRECGMVYVRYMTKL; this comes from the exons ATGCAGGTTGATCTTGCCACTCCTAATTTCGTTATCCAGGAGATGAGCCTCGGAATCCATTACAACACCGAAGCTGGTGATTATGATATCACTAGTTATGTCAAGGATGCTAGTGTCTTCGATGTCAAGGATGGTTATGTTGATGCTTTGACGGCCCCGGGACTGGGTATCGAGGTTGATGAGGAAACTGTCCGGCGCGTGGCGCAGAGCACTGAGCCCTGGCAGCCCAAGGAGTTCTTTGGCCCCGATGGTGGTATACGGGAGTG CGGTATGGTTTACGTCCGGTATATGACAAAGTTATAA